A stretch of Capsicum annuum cultivar UCD-10X-F1 unplaced genomic scaffold, UCD10Xv1.1 ctg63738, whole genome shotgun sequence DNA encodes these proteins:
- the LOC124893679 gene encoding arabinogalactan protein 1-like — translation MLSRNKILMHQDPFGMLSLTRLSLSLDSLSRSTAFGAVADRRRRPDPTTGPRRRPPSPVSGFFAGLRRRRWSLAPSPSSTYGADPTAGHHRTLSLPRLGPPAPSPSPTYGADPTAGPDCRSPTAVAEIRFPPAVPPLLCPDPPSAGTVQQGSSCSSVFSRQPRIHLSSDPPVAGRRGAWLPAWSTSEIW, via the coding sequence ttCTGATGCACCAAGACCCATTTGGAATGCTCTCTCTCACTAGACTCTCTCTCTCACTAGACTCTCTATCTCGGTCCACGGCCTTCGGCGCCGTCGCCGAtcgtcggcgccgacccgacccgaccaccGGTCCCCGGCGTCGACCTCCGTCGCCGGTCTCCGGCTTCTTCGCCGGTCTCCGTCGCCGTCGCTGGTCTCTGGCTCCGTCGCCGTCGTCGACCTACGGCGCCGACCCTACTGCCGGTCACCACCGTACCCTCTCTCTCCCGCGCCTCGGCCCTCCggccccgtcgccgtcgccgacctacggcgccgacccgaccgccGGACCTGACTGCCGGTCACCGACCGCCGTCGCCGAGATCCGGTTCCCCCCTGCTGTACCCCCCCTTCTCTGTCCAGACCCCCCCTCCGCCGGCACCGTACAACAGGGCAGCAGCTGTAGCTCGGTCTTCAGCCGGCAGCCGCGAATCCATCTCAGTAGCGATCCCCCGGTAGCAGGTCGACGCGGGGCTTGGTTGCCGGCTTGGTCTACAAGTGAAatctggtga